In the Leifsonia sp. 466MF genome, one interval contains:
- a CDS encoding sugar phosphate isomerase/epimerase family protein produces the protein MSGEDSGGGARPLAVMGYTILEQALADLESTFDRVAAIGYLGVETYGLVEAYGAERVRIAAASSGLAITSAHTPFPAGEPAERLLDAAQALGAPTLVWSMEREEFDSPESIRAGVQRVNEAAENAAARGLAIGYHNHFAEFSQSFDGRQAYDLLLDLLDPRVVVELDAYWARMGGADPAEVLTRLGDRARLVHIKDGPAVSYEDDVMVPIGEGAMDWERILTAPSGLRWHIVELERLSVDTFDALEQSYRHLVGLGVSRGSVDA, from the coding sequence GTGAGCGGGGAGGACTCCGGCGGCGGCGCACGACCGCTCGCCGTGATGGGGTACACGATCCTGGAGCAGGCGCTCGCCGACCTGGAGAGCACCTTCGACCGCGTCGCCGCCATCGGCTATCTCGGCGTCGAGACGTACGGGCTGGTCGAGGCGTACGGCGCGGAGCGGGTGCGCATCGCCGCCGCGTCCTCGGGCCTCGCCATCACGAGCGCCCACACTCCGTTCCCGGCGGGCGAGCCCGCGGAGCGGCTGCTGGATGCGGCCCAGGCTCTCGGCGCGCCGACACTGGTGTGGTCGATGGAGCGCGAGGAGTTCGACTCTCCGGAGAGCATCCGCGCCGGAGTCCAGCGGGTGAACGAGGCCGCGGAGAACGCGGCCGCCCGGGGCCTCGCGATCGGGTACCACAATCACTTCGCCGAGTTCTCGCAGAGCTTCGACGGCCGTCAGGCGTACGACCTGCTGCTCGACCTCCTCGACCCACGGGTCGTGGTCGAACTCGACGCCTACTGGGCGCGCATGGGCGGCGCTGATCCCGCCGAGGTGCTGACCCGGCTGGGCGACCGCGCGCGCCTGGTCCACATCAAGGACGGGCCCGCGGTCAGCTATGAGGACGACGTCATGGTGCCGATCGGCGAGGGCGCGATGGACTGGGAGCGCATCCTGACGGCTCCCTCCGGTCTGCGCTGGCACATCGTCGAGCTGGAGCGGCTCAGCGTCGACACCTTCGACGCGCTGGAGCAGTCGTACCGTCACCTGGTCGGCCTGGGCGTGTCGCGCGGGAGCGTGGACGCATGA
- a CDS encoding ThuA domain-containing protein, with translation MTRNKNALVVVNGDDIHHDLLTASLVYQQLGIEAGLVTRRGMGMNRFVDARPETADADTYLLYTSGGLFPTAQQEALAAAVRGGKGLVGIHGANILGWQGDGLDPADRPMFELLGNRYLSHGPGHHEGRHTIEIVGDHAITEGIDDFELFDEYYEFELADDDVQVLARRHRADGAEIPVMYARQVGDGRVVYLALGHDLRSWGEPPVRELVRRALQWTAGAL, from the coding sequence ATGACGCGCAACAAGAACGCACTGGTCGTCGTGAACGGCGACGACATCCACCACGACCTGCTCACTGCCTCCCTGGTGTACCAGCAGCTCGGCATCGAGGCGGGCCTGGTGACCCGGCGCGGGATGGGCATGAACCGCTTCGTCGACGCCCGCCCGGAGACGGCCGACGCCGACACCTACCTGCTGTACACCTCCGGCGGGCTGTTCCCGACGGCGCAGCAGGAGGCGCTCGCCGCGGCCGTCCGCGGAGGGAAGGGGCTCGTCGGCATCCACGGCGCCAACATCCTGGGCTGGCAGGGCGACGGGCTCGACCCGGCGGACCGGCCCATGTTCGAGCTGCTCGGCAACCGGTACCTCTCGCACGGGCCGGGTCACCACGAGGGGAGGCACACGATCGAGATCGTGGGTGACCACGCCATCACCGAGGGCATCGACGACTTCGAGCTGTTCGACGAGTACTACGAGTTCGAACTCGCGGACGACGACGTGCAGGTGCTCGCGCGGCGACACAGGGCGGACGGCGCGGAGATCCCCGTGATGTACGCGCGCCAGGTCGGCGACGGTCGTGTGGTCTACCTGGCACTCGGCCACGACCTGCGCTCGTGGGGCGAACCGCCCGTGCGCGAGCTCGTCCGGCGCGCCCTGCAGTGGACGGCGGGCGCGCTGTGA
- a CDS encoding ABC transporter substrate-binding protein: MNRRRSIRRAAIGAALAASLVVPLAACSSNGSGSGDGLILNVASQSDSLTQSFNPYLPNTAQGATYTNQGAGGFIYEPLVQINNVDIGHDIPWLAKSWEWSDENKTLTLHLQSGVKWTDGQKFSADDVVFTYDLLKKYPALNVGGVDFDTITAKDPDTVVMTFAAPSETKFTSLVSAAIVSKHIWSKVGDPTKYVDKNPVGTGPFILDTFSPQSFVLKTNKDYWQTPAKIGGIRFIPYKDNQGQTNALVQGQADWSGTYIADAEKTYLSKSKDNHYWAPVVGSDGLIPNLEKWPLSDIAVRRAISLGVDRAQIGAATDSPPATSQTGLPMPAFESEVASKYKNLDFKQDKPAAEKQLTDAGYTKGSDGYYEKDGKKVEFSVSFPASYTDIAARAQVLVSQLKDLGIKLDIDTTSVNDINKITADGTFQSTIGYPVGPAPRAFNIYDSMMNPNKYYPLGQATPTFENIERFNDPVAKELFNKYPLATTDEERAKILEQLEGIWIDQLPMIVMFYWGNYGDWSSAKVTGWPSEDNPYFAPYPNPVVALKLKPVS; this comes from the coding sequence ATGAATCGCAGAAGGTCCATACGTCGCGCCGCCATCGGCGCGGCTTTGGCCGCCTCGCTCGTCGTGCCGCTCGCCGCCTGCTCGTCGAACGGTTCGGGCTCGGGCGACGGACTGATCCTCAACGTGGCGAGTCAGTCCGACAGCCTCACGCAGTCCTTCAACCCGTACCTGCCGAACACCGCGCAGGGGGCCACCTACACGAACCAGGGCGCCGGCGGCTTCATCTACGAGCCGCTCGTGCAGATCAACAACGTCGACATCGGGCACGACATCCCGTGGCTGGCGAAGTCGTGGGAGTGGAGCGACGAGAACAAGACGCTCACCCTCCACCTCCAGTCGGGCGTCAAGTGGACGGACGGCCAGAAGTTCTCGGCCGACGACGTCGTGTTCACCTACGACCTGCTGAAGAAGTACCCGGCCCTCAACGTGGGCGGCGTCGACTTCGACACCATCACGGCCAAGGACCCCGACACCGTCGTGATGACCTTCGCGGCACCGTCGGAGACGAAGTTCACCTCGCTGGTCTCGGCCGCGATCGTCTCCAAGCACATCTGGTCGAAGGTGGGCGACCCCACCAAGTACGTCGACAAGAACCCGGTCGGCACCGGGCCGTTCATCCTCGACACCTTCTCGCCGCAGAGCTTCGTGCTCAAGACGAACAAGGACTACTGGCAGACGCCCGCCAAGATCGGCGGCATCCGCTTCATCCCCTACAAGGACAACCAGGGCCAGACGAACGCGCTCGTGCAGGGCCAGGCCGACTGGTCGGGCACCTACATCGCCGACGCCGAGAAGACCTACCTCTCCAAGAGCAAGGACAACCACTACTGGGCACCGGTCGTCGGATCGGACGGCCTCATCCCGAACCTGGAGAAGTGGCCGCTGAGCGACATCGCCGTGCGACGCGCGATCAGCCTCGGGGTCGACCGGGCGCAGATCGGCGCAGCGACGGACTCGCCGCCCGCGACGAGCCAGACCGGGCTCCCGATGCCGGCCTTCGAGAGCGAGGTCGCATCCAAGTACAAGAACCTCGACTTCAAGCAGGACAAGCCGGCCGCCGAGAAGCAGCTGACCGATGCCGGTTACACGAAGGGATCGGACGGCTACTACGAGAAGGACGGCAAGAAGGTCGAGTTCTCGGTCAGCTTCCCCGCGTCGTACACCGACATCGCGGCCCGCGCCCAGGTGCTCGTGTCGCAGCTGAAGGACCTCGGCATCAAGCTCGACATCGACACCACCTCGGTGAACGACATCAACAAGATCACCGCCGACGGCACGTTCCAGTCGACGATCGGATACCCGGTGGGCCCCGCACCTCGCGCGTTCAACATCTACGACTCGATGATGAACCCGAACAAGTACTACCCGCTGGGGCAGGCGACGCCGACGTTCGAGAACATCGAGCGGTTCAACGACCCGGTCGCGAAGGAGCTGTTCAACAAGTACCCGCTCGCGACCACGGACGAGGAGCGGGCGAAGATCCTGGAGCAGCTCGAGGGCATCTGGATCGACCAGCTCCCGATGATCGTGATGTTCTACTGGGGCAACTACGGCGACTGGAGCAGCGCGAAGGTCACCGGCTGGCCGAGCGAGGACAACCCCTACTTCGCGCCGTACCCCAACCCGGTGGTGGCGCTGAAGCTGAAGCCGGTCTCCTGA
- a CDS encoding ABC transporter ATP-binding protein — protein MTTIETAPQEVAPSGEDAPLLEARHVTKHFTVHSSPFRRGPRRVVHAADDVSLALYAGRIMALVGESGSGKSTFARLLAQLHPVTSGEILYRGKPVRVKGGASFRAHVSKVQLILQDPFGSFNPVATIARTLTRAVRIHHPKADGAAQRRIIDDLLAQVSLRPARQFTEKYPHELSGGQLQRISIARALAADPDVFLADEPVSSLDVSIRLGVLNLLRRLVEERGVALLYVTHDIASARYFAEDTSVMYAGQLVEAGPSETVTQKAAHPYTQLLIASAPDPSRPDEARPRDIGQPPSLIDPPTGCRFHPRCPFAMERCRTDAPPAFALEEGQWAKCWLYADDAEATERRSENAVAYGLGAVRPAGRRIHTGPQAPTDAPTSTDAPETTDTKGDQQ, from the coding sequence ATGACCACCATCGAGACCGCGCCGCAGGAGGTCGCACCCTCCGGTGAGGATGCGCCCCTGCTGGAGGCGCGTCACGTCACCAAGCACTTCACGGTGCACAGCTCGCCGTTCCGTCGCGGTCCGCGCCGCGTCGTCCACGCCGCCGACGACGTGTCGCTCGCCCTCTACGCCGGGCGGATCATGGCGCTCGTCGGCGAGTCCGGATCGGGCAAGTCGACCTTCGCCCGGCTGCTGGCGCAGCTGCATCCGGTGACGTCGGGAGAGATCCTGTACCGCGGCAAGCCGGTCCGGGTGAAGGGCGGGGCGTCGTTCCGGGCGCACGTCAGCAAGGTGCAGCTGATCCTGCAGGACCCGTTCGGGTCGTTCAACCCGGTCGCCACGATCGCGCGCACCCTGACGCGCGCCGTGCGCATCCATCACCCGAAGGCCGACGGCGCCGCCCAGCGGCGCATCATCGACGACCTGCTGGCACAGGTGAGTCTGCGGCCGGCGCGCCAGTTCACGGAGAAGTACCCGCACGAACTGTCGGGCGGTCAGCTGCAGCGCATCTCGATCGCGCGGGCGCTCGCCGCCGACCCCGATGTCTTCCTCGCCGACGAGCCGGTGTCGAGCCTCGACGTGTCCATCCGCCTCGGCGTGCTCAACCTGCTGCGCCGGCTGGTGGAGGAGCGCGGCGTCGCGCTGCTGTACGTGACCCACGACATCGCGTCCGCCCGCTACTTCGCCGAGGACACCAGCGTCATGTACGCGGGACAGCTCGTCGAGGCCGGCCCGAGCGAGACGGTCACCCAGAAGGCAGCGCATCCGTACACGCAGCTGCTCATCGCCTCGGCACCGGATCCGTCGCGTCCCGACGAGGCACGGCCACGCGACATCGGGCAGCCGCCGAGCCTGATCGACCCGCCCACCGGCTGCCGGTTCCACCCGCGCTGCCCGTTCGCGATGGAGCGGTGCCGCACGGACGCGCCGCCCGCCTTCGCCCTCGAGGAGGGCCAGTGGGCGAAGTGCTGGCTGTACGCGGACGACGCAGAGGCGACCGAACGGCGCTCCGAGAACGCCGTCGCCTACGGGCTCGGTGCCGTGCGACCGGCCGGCCGCCGCATCCACACCGGGCCGCAGGCCCCCACAGACGCTCCAACGAGCACAGACGCTCCAGAAACAACCGATACCAAGGGAGACCAGCAATGA
- a CDS encoding dipeptide/oligopeptide/nickel ABC transporter permease/ATP-binding protein, with protein MAIAAATAVEAENAETDTPTSRFAWMRAFRRPWTLTGIVITAVFCIFGIIGPWVAPYDPSAVSKATLQPPSPEHWLGTTQTGQDVLSQMLYGTQISLLVGVGAAIVATVLSVLVGLAAGYLGGLSDELLSLLANVFLVIPALPLTVILASYLPKSGSLGIILVISITGWAWGARVLRAQTLSLRKRDFVEAARATGERTSSIIFRDIFPNQIAVIAASFLGTVTGAILTQASLAFLGLTNVTEWSWGTILYWAQVSSAMLTGSWWWFVPAGLAIALLGTGLSLVNFGIDEFINPRLRQAGIGTRKAQRAQVRAQRAKIVRGPARVRGQRPPHQPYDPVTSDVILKIENLHVDYVGENSVTPAVNDVSLTLRRGEVLGIAGESGSGKSTLAYAITRLHKPPAQITGGGILYTNSDGSTIDILRMSESELRDFRWDELSIVFQSAMHALNPVLTVGAQLDDVLRAHRPDLSAADRAARVVELLGLVGIQTDRVNAYPHELSGGMRQRAMIAVGLALDPEIIVMDEPTTALDVVIQRQIIEKIIELKDRLGFAVVFITHDLSLLIELSDTIAVMYAGRVVELADADEFYRNPRHPYSQGLLASFPTLSGPKRELAGIPGSPPDLRKLPTGCAFAPRCPLAFDRCVEVVPPLIPLAGPAEWRQAEAACLLYEGDGSAPNRTPDAVAELPHARMEDAR; from the coding sequence ATGGCCATCGCCGCCGCCACCGCCGTCGAAGCGGAGAACGCCGAGACGGACACCCCGACATCCCGCTTCGCGTGGATGCGCGCCTTCCGCCGTCCCTGGACCCTCACCGGCATCGTCATCACCGCCGTCTTCTGCATCTTCGGGATCATCGGCCCCTGGGTGGCGCCGTACGACCCGTCGGCGGTCAGCAAGGCGACCCTGCAGCCGCCGAGCCCGGAGCACTGGCTGGGCACGACGCAGACCGGCCAGGACGTGCTGTCGCAGATGCTGTACGGCACGCAGATCTCGCTGCTCGTCGGCGTCGGTGCGGCGATCGTCGCGACCGTGCTGTCTGTGCTCGTCGGTCTGGCCGCCGGCTACCTCGGCGGGCTCTCGGACGAACTGCTGTCGCTGCTCGCCAACGTGTTCCTGGTCATCCCCGCCCTGCCCCTGACGGTCATCCTCGCCTCCTACCTGCCGAAGTCGGGGTCGCTCGGCATCATCCTGGTGATCTCGATCACGGGATGGGCGTGGGGCGCTCGCGTGCTGCGGGCGCAGACCCTGTCGTTGCGCAAACGCGACTTCGTCGAAGCGGCCAGGGCGACCGGCGAGCGCACGTCCAGCATCATCTTCCGCGACATCTTCCCGAACCAGATCGCCGTCATCGCCGCGAGCTTCCTCGGAACGGTCACCGGCGCGATCCTCACGCAGGCGAGTCTCGCGTTCCTCGGGCTGACGAACGTGACCGAGTGGTCGTGGGGCACCATCCTCTACTGGGCGCAGGTCTCGAGCGCGATGCTGACCGGCTCCTGGTGGTGGTTCGTCCCCGCCGGGCTCGCGATCGCGCTGCTCGGCACCGGGCTGTCGCTCGTGAACTTCGGGATCGACGAGTTCATCAACCCGCGGCTGCGCCAGGCGGGCATCGGCACCAGGAAGGCGCAGCGGGCGCAGGTGCGTGCGCAGCGGGCGAAGATCGTGCGGGGGCCGGCCCGGGTGCGCGGCCAGCGTCCGCCCCACCAGCCGTACGACCCGGTGACCAGCGACGTCATCCTGAAGATCGAGAACCTGCACGTCGACTACGTCGGCGAGAACTCGGTGACGCCGGCCGTCAACGACGTGTCGCTGACGCTCCGCCGGGGCGAGGTCCTCGGCATCGCGGGGGAGTCCGGGTCGGGCAAGTCGACGCTGGCCTACGCCATCACACGGCTGCACAAGCCGCCCGCGCAGATCACCGGCGGCGGGATCCTCTACACGAACTCCGACGGCTCGACCATCGACATCCTGCGGATGAGCGAGAGCGAGCTGCGCGACTTCCGGTGGGACGAGCTGTCCATCGTGTTCCAGTCGGCCATGCACGCGCTCAACCCCGTGCTGACGGTCGGCGCGCAGCTCGACGACGTGCTCCGCGCACATCGACCCGACCTGTCGGCCGCGGATCGCGCCGCACGCGTGGTCGAGCTGCTCGGGCTCGTCGGCATCCAGACCGACCGGGTGAACGCCTACCCGCACGAACTCTCCGGTGGGATGCGGCAGCGCGCCATGATCGCGGTGGGGCTCGCCCTCGACCCCGAGATCATCGTGATGGACGAGCCCACCACGGCGCTCGACGTCGTCATCCAGCGCCAGATCATCGAGAAGATCATCGAGCTGAAGGACCGGCTGGGCTTCGCCGTCGTGTTCATCACCCACGACCTCTCGCTGCTCATCGAGCTCTCGGACACCATCGCGGTCATGTACGCCGGACGCGTGGTGGAGCTCGCGGACGCGGACGAGTTCTACCGGAACCCGCGGCATCCCTACAGTCAGGGGCTGCTGGCGTCGTTCCCGACCCTGTCCGGCCCGAAGCGCGAGCTCGCCGGCATCCCCGGGTCGCCGCCGGACCTCCGCAAGCTGCCGACGGGATGCGCCTTCGCGCCCCGCTGCCCGCTCGCGTTCGACCGCTGCGTCGAGGTCGTTCCCCCGCTCATCCCGCTGGCAGGACCGGCCGAGTGGCGGCAGGCGGAAGCCGCCTGCCTGCTCTACGAGGGGGACGGTTCTGCGCCGAACCGGACGCCGGACGCCGTCGCCGAACTTCCGCACGCCCGAATGGAGGATGCCCGATGA
- a CDS encoding ABC transporter permease has product MRVLLRRAVFYLITAWAAISLNFLLPRIMPGSPADALIAKFHGKLSPDAIQALRVLFGQSDASLWQQYLDYWKNLFTGNFGTSYAYYPTPVSDVLASSIGWTLVLITVCTVLGFLIGTGLGMIVGWKRGSWLDGLIPFTTLLSSIPYFWFAICVVLIFSIVLHWFPLSGGYSVTETIGWNLGFIGSATYYAVLPALTIVVASIGGWLIGMRNMMVTTLSEDYVRLAEAKGLPKRRVMFSYAARNAILPSFSSFAMSLGFVVGGSIVTEVVFNYPGIGTVLFKAAQAQDYPLMQGIFLVITITVLVANLLADLMYVFLDPRTRES; this is encoded by the coding sequence ATGAGAGTGCTCCTGAGACGAGCCGTCTTCTACCTGATCACCGCCTGGGCGGCGATCAGCCTCAACTTCCTGCTCCCGCGCATCATGCCGGGAAGTCCGGCCGACGCGCTGATCGCCAAGTTCCACGGCAAGCTGTCGCCGGACGCCATCCAAGCGCTCCGCGTGCTGTTCGGCCAGAGCGACGCGAGCCTGTGGCAGCAGTATCTCGACTACTGGAAGAACCTGTTCACGGGCAATTTCGGCACGTCGTACGCGTACTATCCGACCCCGGTGTCGGACGTGCTGGCGAGCAGCATCGGCTGGACGCTCGTGCTCATCACGGTGTGCACGGTGCTCGGCTTCCTCATCGGAACCGGGCTCGGAATGATCGTGGGCTGGAAGCGGGGCTCGTGGCTGGACGGCCTCATCCCGTTCACGACACTGCTGTCGAGCATCCCGTACTTCTGGTTCGCGATCTGCGTCGTCCTGATCTTCTCGATCGTCCTGCACTGGTTCCCGCTCTCCGGGGGCTATTCGGTGACCGAGACGATCGGCTGGAACCTGGGCTTCATCGGCAGCGCCACGTACTACGCGGTCCTCCCGGCGCTCACCATCGTCGTCGCCTCGATCGGCGGCTGGCTGATCGGGATGCGCAACATGATGGTCACGACCCTCAGCGAGGACTACGTCCGGCTGGCGGAGGCGAAGGGCCTCCCGAAGCGGCGCGTGATGTTCAGCTACGCGGCGCGCAACGCCATCCTCCCGTCGTTCTCGAGCTTCGCGATGTCGCTCGGTTTCGTGGTGGGCGGCTCGATCGTGACCGAGGTCGTCTTCAACTACCCCGGGATCGGCACGGTGCTGTTCAAGGCGGCGCAGGCCCAGGACTACCCGCTCATGCAGGGCATCTTCCTGGTGATCACGATCACCGTCCTGGTCGCGAACCTCCTCGCCGACCTCATGTACGTCTTCCTCGACCCCCGCACACGAGAGAGCTGA
- a CDS encoding ThuA domain-containing protein, with protein sequence MGTATVMLVGDDVYEDLFGAGVELQAMLADEGLATRVRIGAGSLREPASASGPHAPDDVIALYRAAGELDDDARRGLVRAVAGGAGLLAVHSTAYLEDDALVPVIGARYLDHGPRPHESRFAVGLAPHPVTEGVEPFELEHEHYRLAVEPGVDVLAWRDAPYGREPLVTAHAYGRGRVCYLQFGHDLRAWGSTEVRRLVTNAARWLAQPARTAAEAAPTTRPIDAEDTDRP encoded by the coding sequence ATGGGAACGGCGACGGTCATGCTCGTGGGCGACGACGTCTACGAAGACCTCTTCGGCGCGGGCGTCGAGCTCCAGGCGATGCTGGCCGACGAAGGTCTCGCCACTCGCGTGCGCATCGGCGCGGGGTCGCTGCGCGAACCGGCTTCCGCATCCGGCCCGCACGCGCCGGACGACGTCATCGCCCTCTATCGCGCCGCCGGCGAGCTCGACGACGACGCCCGCCGGGGACTCGTGCGCGCGGTGGCCGGCGGCGCAGGACTGCTCGCCGTCCACTCCACGGCGTACCTCGAGGACGACGCGCTCGTGCCGGTGATCGGCGCGCGGTACCTCGACCACGGTCCGCGCCCCCACGAGTCCCGGTTCGCCGTCGGCCTGGCGCCGCATCCGGTGACGGAGGGCGTCGAACCGTTCGAGCTGGAGCACGAGCACTACCGCCTCGCCGTCGAGCCGGGCGTGGATGTGCTGGCTTGGCGCGATGCCCCGTACGGGCGCGAGCCGCTGGTGACCGCGCACGCCTACGGACGCGGACGCGTCTGCTACCTGCAGTTCGGCCACGACCTGCGGGCCTGGGGGTCGACGGAGGTCCGCCGGCTCGTCACGAACGCGGCGCGCTGGCTCGCCCAGCCCGCACGGACGGCCGCAGAGGCCGCACCCACCACCCGCCCGATCGACGCGGAGGACACCGACCGCCCATGA
- a CDS encoding Gfo/Idh/MocA family protein, protein MQTYSAVVVAAGGQGRVHAAAYQADERVRLVGVADVDSGAADRLATELGIPRSYSDVSAMLREERPDIVSVCTPPAFRRAVVDAAIDAGVRAIHCEKPFALSYGDAVAMTERAADAGVKLTVNLQRRFEPVHRFARAQLDDGAIGELVSIEGYCPNLFDWGSHIVDLALFYRHDEPAEWVLGQIDVSTNRYVYGAFVETSSLTQVAWSDGVRATIATGREPATPILNRENNLGLILQGSRGRIVVNGQECIVQRFGVDGMRFASPYASDPSTWDHGIDPAIFACTREAVADLVDGLQTGEEPVLAARHALAGAAIVFATYESSRSRGRVGLPLRVYDNALLSGLDEGLWSPVGELRSTW, encoded by the coding sequence ATGCAGACGTACTCTGCGGTCGTCGTCGCCGCCGGTGGGCAGGGCCGGGTCCACGCCGCCGCCTACCAGGCCGACGAGCGGGTGCGACTCGTCGGGGTCGCCGATGTCGACAGCGGCGCGGCCGACCGGCTCGCGACCGAACTCGGAATTCCGCGGAGCTACTCCGACGTCTCGGCGATGCTGCGCGAGGAGCGACCGGACATCGTGAGCGTGTGCACGCCTCCCGCCTTCCGCCGCGCCGTGGTCGACGCGGCGATCGACGCGGGTGTCCGCGCCATCCACTGCGAGAAGCCCTTCGCGCTCAGCTATGGCGATGCCGTCGCGATGACCGAGCGTGCGGCCGATGCAGGCGTCAAGCTGACCGTCAATCTGCAGCGCCGGTTCGAGCCGGTGCACCGCTTCGCCCGGGCCCAGCTCGACGACGGCGCCATCGGCGAGCTGGTCAGCATCGAGGGCTACTGCCCGAACCTCTTCGACTGGGGCAGCCACATCGTCGACCTCGCGCTGTTCTACCGGCACGACGAGCCGGCCGAGTGGGTGCTCGGACAGATCGATGTCAGCACCAACCGCTACGTCTACGGCGCGTTCGTGGAGACGTCGTCGCTGACGCAGGTCGCCTGGTCCGACGGCGTCCGCGCGACCATCGCGACCGGTCGTGAGCCGGCCACGCCCATCCTGAACCGCGAGAACAACCTCGGGCTGATCCTGCAGGGCAGCCGCGGCAGGATCGTCGTGAACGGCCAGGAGTGCATCGTCCAGCGGTTCGGGGTCGACGGCATGCGCTTCGCGTCCCCGTACGCGAGCGATCCGTCGACCTGGGACCACGGGATCGATCCGGCCATCTTCGCCTGCACCCGCGAGGCCGTCGCCGATCTGGTCGACGGCCTGCAGACCGGCGAGGAGCCGGTTCTGGCCGCGCGCCACGCTCTCGCCGGCGCGGCCATCGTCTTCGCGACCTACGAGAGCAGCCGGTCGCGGGGCCGCGTCGGGCTGCCGCTCCGGGTGTACGACAACGCCCTGCTCAGCGGGCTCGACGAGGGACTGTGGTCGCCGGTGGGCGAACTGCGGTCGACGTGGTGA
- a CDS encoding zinc-binding dehydrogenase encodes MLISRVVAARTSRIEEAPTPEPHPGQVLVEIVASGVCTSDLSPWLRGPGDGGEPIELGHEISGRVVAVGSSASRWKEGEFVTGLGGPGFATHALLEEDLLLPVPAGIEPAHAIGEPIATLEEAISRTPLSPGARVAIVGLGFMGLGLLQLALARAPRTVIAVDPNPEARERALALGAAVALHPDEVAAFVDAAEGAGTADPRADVVLEATGVTPGLATASLLVRPFGTLCVVGYHHAGTAPFDMELWYKGATVVNGFCPDHPRVMRAMRDALAQVASRGFTFAPLITHRFALDGVDAAYELMAQRASGFVKAVIEP; translated from the coding sequence ATGCTGATCAGCCGTGTCGTCGCCGCCCGCACCTCCCGCATCGAGGAGGCCCCCACTCCGGAGCCGCACCCCGGCCAGGTGCTCGTCGAAATCGTCGCCAGCGGCGTGTGCACTTCCGACCTCTCCCCATGGCTGCGGGGACCGGGAGACGGCGGCGAGCCCATCGAGCTGGGGCACGAGATCTCCGGCCGCGTCGTCGCCGTGGGATCCTCCGCGTCGCGCTGGAAGGAGGGCGAGTTCGTGACCGGCCTCGGCGGCCCCGGCTTCGCGACCCACGCCCTCCTGGAGGAGGACCTGCTCCTTCCCGTCCCCGCCGGGATCGAGCCGGCTCACGCCATCGGAGAGCCGATCGCGACACTCGAGGAGGCGATCTCCCGCACCCCGCTCAGCCCCGGCGCCCGCGTGGCGATCGTCGGACTGGGATTCATGGGTCTCGGGCTGCTGCAGCTCGCGCTGGCCCGAGCACCGCGCACCGTCATCGCCGTCGACCCCAACCCGGAGGCGCGGGAGCGCGCACTCGCCCTCGGCGCCGCGGTCGCCCTGCACCCGGACGAGGTCGCCGCATTCGTGGATGCCGCCGAGGGTGCCGGGACCGCCGACCCCCGCGCCGACGTCGTGCTGGAGGCGACCGGGGTGACGCCGGGACTCGCCACCGCATCCCTGCTGGTCCGGCCCTTCGGCACCCTGTGCGTCGTCGGATACCACCACGCGGGCACCGCCCCCTTCGACATGGAGCTCTGGTACAAGGGCGCGACGGTGGTCAACGGCTTCTGCCCGGACCATCCGCGCGTCATGCGGGCGATGCGGGATGCCCTGGCGCAGGTCGCCTCGCGCGGGTTCACCTTCGCGCCGCTGATCACGCATCGCTTCGCGCTCGACGGGGTGGATGCGGCCTACGAGCTGATGGCCCAGCGTGCCTCCGGATTCGTGAAGGCCGTCATCGAGCCGTGA